The proteins below are encoded in one region of Sander lucioperca isolate FBNREF2018 chromosome 11, SLUC_FBN_1.2, whole genome shotgun sequence:
- the polr2h gene encoding DNA-directed RNA polymerases I, II, and III subunit RPABC3, with protein sequence MAGILFEDIFDVKDIDPDGKKFDRVSRLHCESESFKMDLILDVNIQIYPVDLGDKFRLVIASTLYEDGTPDDGEYNPQDDRPSRADQFDYVMYGKVYKIEGDETSTEAATRLSAYVSYGGLLMRLQGDANNLHGFEVDSRVYLLMKKLAF encoded by the exons ATGGCTGGAATTCTGTTTGAGGACATCTTTGATGTAAAGGACATTGATCCCGATGGCAAGAAGTTTGACAGAG TATCTCGTCTACATTGTGAAAGTGAATCTTTTAAGATGGACCTTATCTTGGATGTGAACATTCAGATCTATCCTGTTGATCTTG GTGACAAGTTCAGACTGGTTATTGCCAGCACGTTATATGAAGATGGAACGCCAGATGACGGAGAGTACAATCCTCAGGATGACCGGCCATCTAG GGCGGACCAGTTTGATTATGTGATGTATGGGAAGGTTTACAAGATAGAGGGCGATGAGACTTCAACAGAAGCAGCCACACGCCT CTCTGCCTACGTGTCTTACGGTGGCCTTCTCATGAGGCTGCAGGGAGATGCCAACAACCTTCACGGCTTTGAGGTGGACTCCAGGGTCTACCTCCTCATGAAGAAACTGGCCTTCTAA